From one Haloferax marinisediminis genomic stretch:
- a CDS encoding proline dehydrogenase family protein → MIPPIASNFVAGESAAEALDHARQMNDDGVAVILNLLGEHYHERGPADEDADVYVQLVEDIASTGLDACVSVKPSQIGLDVGDEVFEENYRRIAEAADEHDVFLWCDMEDHETTDVTLDAFEELARKFGGGMGLCVQANLKRTPDDLERLADVPGKIRLVKGAYDEPASVAHKKKSKVDEVYKDLLDYLFDEYVGGVAVGSHDPKMIAHARDLAAEYDRDYEIQMLMGVREDAQRDLAAEGVEVWQYAPYGDKWFQYFYRRVRERKENALFALRAVVGI, encoded by the coding sequence ATGATTCCGCCCATCGCGAGCAATTTCGTCGCGGGAGAGTCCGCGGCCGAAGCGCTCGACCACGCTCGACAGATGAACGACGACGGCGTGGCGGTCATCCTGAACCTGCTCGGGGAACACTACCACGAACGTGGGCCGGCCGACGAGGACGCAGACGTGTACGTCCAGTTGGTCGAAGATATCGCGTCGACGGGTCTCGACGCCTGTGTGTCGGTCAAGCCCTCGCAAATCGGCCTCGACGTGGGCGACGAGGTGTTCGAAGAGAACTACCGCCGAATCGCCGAGGCTGCCGACGAACACGACGTGTTCCTCTGGTGTGACATGGAGGACCACGAGACGACCGACGTGACGCTCGACGCCTTCGAAGAACTGGCTCGGAAATTCGGCGGCGGGATGGGCCTGTGCGTACAAGCCAACCTGAAACGAACGCCCGACGACCTCGAACGGCTGGCGGACGTCCCCGGAAAGATTCGCCTCGTAAAAGGTGCGTACGACGAACCGGCGTCCGTCGCGCACAAGAAGAAGTCGAAGGTCGACGAGGTGTACAAAGACCTCCTCGACTACCTCTTCGACGAGTACGTCGGCGGCGTCGCCGTCGGGAGTCACGACCCGAAGATGATCGCGCACGCCCGCGACCTCGCCGCAGAGTACGACCGCGACTACGAGATTCAGATGCTCATGGGCGTCCGCGAAGACGCACAGCGCGACCTCGCCGCTGAGGGCGTCGAAGTCTGGCAGTACGCCCCCTACGGCGACAAGTGGTTCCAGTACTTCTACCGCCGCGTACGCGAGCGCAAGGAGAACGCGCTCTTCGCCCTCCGGGCAGTCGTCGGCATCTAG
- a CDS encoding DUF502 domain-containing protein yields MSSWRRDFASGLVVLVPLLVILYVLSILYTSIVKLPIIENIQPPYGFFIAIIVFLMLVLSVGYLMRTTVGRLLESGLDTMMNKVPLVRILYNASKLAVETALTGTEDLQKPVRLETWPGIRMTGFKTGKKTADGREIIFMPTAPNITTGFVMEVDPDDIEETGERVEEALTRVLSAGFAEQDHIDQYTIDVTEESDGETAEEVTISGESADGAVANE; encoded by the coding sequence ATGTCCTCGTGGAGACGCGACTTCGCAAGCGGTCTAGTGGTCCTCGTTCCGCTACTCGTCATTTTGTACGTCTTATCTATTCTCTACACCAGCATCGTCAAGCTGCCAATCATCGAGAATATTCAACCACCGTACGGCTTCTTCATCGCGATCATCGTCTTCCTGATGCTCGTCCTGTCTGTGGGCTATCTCATGCGGACGACCGTCGGTCGGTTGCTCGAATCGGGCCTCGACACGATGATGAACAAAGTCCCGCTGGTCCGAATCCTCTACAACGCATCTAAGCTCGCGGTCGAAACCGCGCTCACCGGGACCGAAGACCTCCAGAAGCCAGTCCGTCTGGAGACGTGGCCGGGAATCCGGATGACCGGGTTCAAGACGGGCAAGAAGACCGCAGACGGACGGGAGATTATCTTCATGCCGACTGCTCCGAACATCACCACCGGATTCGTGATGGAAGTCGACCCCGACGACATCGAGGAGACCGGCGAACGGGTCGAAGAAGCACTCACGCGTGTCCTCTCGGCCGGGTTCGCCGAGCAGGACCACATCGACCAGTACACCATCGACGTCACGGAAGAATCAGACGGGGAAACGGCCGAAGAAGTCACCATCTCCGGAGAATCGGCAGACGGCGCAGTCGCAAACGAGTAG
- a CDS encoding branched-chain amino acid transaminase, translating into MGFDDMDVSTIWMNGEYVDWDDAQIHVLSHGLHYGTGVFEGARAYDTDRGPAIFRWEEHLERLYSSGKPYNMEIPYSPEELTEATIEVIKRNDLGGCYIRPIAYYGYDSLGVSPKDNPTDVAIAAWPWGTYLGEDALENGVDVMVSSWRKHASSQIPTNAKTTGLYVNSLLAGEEARRNGYVEAIVLNKEGNVAEGPGENIFMVRDGKIYTPGLSQSILDGITRDTVITLARERGYEVDDSAIISRGELHTADELFFTGSAAEVTPIRKVDNVVIGEGTRGPVTEELQTAFFDLVERRTDDHEEWFTYVDEQ; encoded by the coding sequence ATGGGATTTGACGACATGGACGTGTCCACGATTTGGATGAACGGCGAATACGTGGACTGGGACGACGCACAGATTCACGTCCTCTCTCACGGGCTTCACTACGGCACGGGTGTCTTCGAAGGGGCCCGCGCCTACGACACCGACCGCGGTCCGGCTATCTTCCGCTGGGAGGAGCACCTCGAACGCCTCTACAGCTCCGGAAAGCCGTACAACATGGAGATTCCGTACTCGCCTGAGGAACTCACCGAGGCGACCATCGAGGTCATCAAGCGCAACGACCTCGGTGGCTGTTACATCCGCCCCATCGCCTACTACGGCTACGACTCACTCGGCGTCAGCCCCAAGGACAACCCGACAGACGTCGCCATCGCGGCGTGGCCGTGGGGAACCTACCTCGGCGAGGACGCACTCGAAAACGGTGTCGACGTGATGGTCTCGTCGTGGCGGAAGCACGCTTCGAGCCAGATTCCGACGAACGCGAAGACGACCGGTCTCTACGTGAACTCCCTCCTCGCCGGCGAGGAAGCCCGCCGGAACGGCTACGTCGAAGCCATCGTCCTGAACAAGGAAGGCAACGTCGCCGAAGGCCCTGGCGAGAACATCTTCATGGTCCGCGACGGGAAAATCTACACGCCCGGTCTCTCTCAGAGCATCCTCGACGGCATCACCCGCGACACCGTCATCACGCTCGCCCGCGAGCGCGGGTACGAAGTCGACGACAGCGCCATCATCAGTCGCGGCGAACTCCACACCGCCGACGAACTGTTCTTCACCGGCAGCGCCGCCGAAGTGACGCCCATCCGCAAGGTGGACAACGTCGTCATCGGTGAGGGCACGCGCGGTCCGGTCACCGAAGAACTCCAGACTGCCTTCTTCGACCTCGTGGAGCGTCGTACCGACGACCACGAAGAGTGGTTCACCTACGTCGACGAGCAGTAA
- a CDS encoding NAD-dependent epimerase/dehydratase family protein, with amino-acid sequence MSLESVVVTGGTGNIGPTVVRHLRDHGYTVTNVSRSGGSDHADHDYRVSATDSGDLVTTLAAVDADAIVHLGTISTPTHDPGHRVFESNVQSTYVVLEAAATLDIDTVVLASSMSAIGGGFEPDPARIDYLPVDETHRATPSNPYGLGKYIAEETATGFARRDDAPTTIASLRFPWMPSTDEARTTFAEGDRTLAGLREDGFFHTVRNTLFSYLGRGDAARVIRRAIEADFEGHELFWAVADDTSTTVESAEIAQAVYPDAEIRSPLSGHESLVSTEKARRMLGWEPEWSWRDERA; translated from the coding sequence ATGTCACTCGAATCTGTCGTCGTCACGGGCGGCACCGGAAACATCGGTCCGACCGTCGTTCGCCACCTGCGCGACCACGGATACACCGTCACGAACGTCAGTCGAAGCGGTGGTTCCGACCACGCGGACCACGACTACCGCGTGAGTGCGACCGACTCCGGTGACCTCGTCACGACGCTCGCAGCCGTCGACGCCGACGCCATCGTCCACCTCGGAACCATCTCGACACCCACCCACGACCCCGGTCATCGCGTCTTCGAGAGCAACGTCCAATCGACGTACGTCGTCCTCGAAGCGGCAGCCACACTCGACATCGACACCGTCGTCCTCGCGTCGAGCATGAGCGCCATCGGCGGCGGGTTCGAACCCGACCCCGCGCGAATCGATTATCTACCCGTGGACGAGACGCATCGGGCGACACCGTCGAACCCGTACGGGCTCGGGAAGTACATCGCCGAAGAGACGGCGACTGGATTCGCTCGGCGAGACGACGCACCCACGACGATTGCCAGCCTTCGCTTCCCGTGGATGCCGAGCACAGACGAAGCGCGGACCACCTTCGCAGAGGGCGACCGGACACTCGCCGGCCTCCGCGAAGACGGGTTCTTCCACACGGTACGAAATACGCTCTTTTCGTATCTCGGACGAGGCGACGCCGCGCGAGTGATTCGCCGGGCTATCGAAGCCGACTTCGAAGGGCACGAACTGTTCTGGGCGGTTGCTGACGACACCTCGACCACCGTCGAGTCGGCGGAGATTGCACAGGCGGTGTACCCCGACGCAGAGATTCGGTCGCCACTCTCGGGGCACGAATCACTCGTTTCGACGGAGAAAGCACGGCGGATGCTCGGGTGGGAACCCGAGTGGTCGTGGCGCGACGAACGCGCCTAA
- the ribB gene encoding 3,4-dihydroxy-2-butanone-4-phosphate synthase, with amino-acid sequence MSRSAESDYDSVERVLDAFRAGEPVLIHDFDDREGEVDIVYPAGSVAPRDVARMRNDAGGLVCVALPDDVAEALSLPFIDEVLTHPAASSHDLAYDSRSSFSFTVNHRESFTGITDRDRAMTISRLAPVAEATRQGDYDVVDFGNEFRAPGHVHLLRGAPNLLDDRQGHTELGLALADEADIPPAVVVCEMLDDESGAALPKTAARDYASRHDFAFVDGDRLLEALR; translated from the coding sequence ATGAGTCGTTCCGCCGAAAGCGACTACGACAGCGTCGAACGCGTCCTCGACGCGTTCCGCGCGGGCGAACCGGTACTCATCCACGACTTCGACGACCGTGAGGGCGAAGTGGACATCGTCTATCCGGCTGGTTCGGTCGCTCCGCGCGACGTTGCCCGTATGCGCAACGACGCCGGCGGCCTCGTCTGCGTCGCCCTTCCAGACGACGTCGCAGAGGCACTGTCGTTGCCCTTCATCGACGAGGTGCTCACCCACCCGGCGGCGAGTTCGCACGACCTCGCGTACGACTCCCGGTCGTCGTTCTCCTTTACGGTGAACCACCGCGAGTCGTTCACCGGCATCACCGACCGCGACCGCGCGATGACTATCTCGCGTCTCGCTCCCGTCGCCGAGGCGACTCGCCAGGGCGACTACGACGTCGTCGACTTCGGAAACGAGTTCCGCGCACCCGGCCACGTTCACCTGCTTCGTGGCGCGCCCAACCTCCTCGACGACCGGCAGGGACACACCGAACTCGGACTCGCCCTCGCCGACGAGGCGGACATCCCACCTGCAGTCGTCGTCTGTGAGATGCTCGACGACGAGAGCGGCGCAGCGCTCCCGAAGACTGCCGCCCGCGACTACGCCTCCCGACACGACTTCGCGTTCGTCGACGGCGACCGACTGCTCGAAGCGCTTCGCTGA
- a CDS encoding DUF120 domain-containing protein, producing the protein MSESVVAATVGYDELATLKLVALDGGRSGPVKVSCSGLADRLGVSNQTASRRLQRLEEADFVDRDVVSDGQWITITDTGESALRREYADYRRIFESPSVVVLDGEVTGGMGEGRHYISLPGYMEQFTERLGYEPFPGTLNVRLDDDAIRSRAGMSALDAVPIDGWEDDERTFGPATCYAAVIEADGDTYDPVHIIVPERTHHDESQLEIIAPDKLRDVLDLADGDSVTVRVEEADFE; encoded by the coding sequence ATGTCAGAATCGGTAGTCGCCGCTACAGTCGGATACGACGAGTTGGCCACGCTGAAACTCGTCGCCCTCGACGGTGGCCGCTCCGGCCCAGTCAAAGTCTCCTGTTCGGGCCTCGCAGACAGACTGGGCGTCTCCAACCAGACGGCGTCTCGCCGTCTCCAGCGCCTCGAAGAGGCTGACTTCGTCGACCGCGACGTCGTCTCTGACGGGCAGTGGATAACCATCACCGACACCGGTGAGTCCGCGTTGCGGCGTGAGTACGCCGACTATCGCCGCATCTTCGAGTCGCCCTCCGTCGTGGTTCTCGACGGCGAGGTGACCGGCGGGATGGGCGAAGGTCGCCACTACATCTCACTTCCGGGGTACATGGAACAGTTCACCGAGCGCCTCGGCTACGAACCGTTCCCGGGCACGCTGAACGTCCGTCTCGACGACGACGCGATTCGCTCCCGTGCAGGGATGTCGGCACTCGATGCGGTCCCAATCGACGGGTGGGAAGACGACGAGCGAACCTTCGGGCCGGCCACGTGTTACGCCGCGGTCATCGAGGCGGACGGCGACACGTACGACCCGGTCCACATCATCGTTCCCGAACGGACCCACCACGACGAGTCACAGCTGGAGATTATCGCCCCGGACAAACTCCGTGACGTGTTGGACCTCGCCGACGGCGACAGCGTCACTGTTCGCGTCGAGGAGGCTGATTTCGAATGA
- a CDS encoding DUF7563 family protein, with protein sequence MTNQCNHCEAFVSRNFIRVFGDDQGNVYACPSCSANAGISQVSAERRAAES encoded by the coding sequence ATGACGAACCAATGCAACCACTGCGAAGCGTTCGTGTCGAGGAACTTCATCCGTGTATTCGGTGACGACCAAGGAAACGTCTACGCCTGCCCCAGTTGCTCGGCGAACGCCGGCATCTCACAGGTGAGTGCCGAACGGAGAGCAGCAGAGTCCTGA
- the argS gene encoding arginine--tRNA ligase yields MFRQFREEVEAALSAALSSLDLPTDDLGVEEPPEDVPATLASSVAFRLAGVVGAAPPQVAADIAEEISVEGYDYLSAVDTQGPYVNFHVSDAYYDDTLDAAATDTEYGHLPSTGESVVVEHTSANPTGPVHVGRTRNPVIGDAVANLLDFAGNDVERHYYVNDAGRQMAVFTWAYETFDEEDLDGEPERDRIEYDLVRYYRKGNAYLEDADPDKVEAAEAKITEILQGIEEGDEETYARVEEVVDQVLGGMRECLERLPAEFDEFVKETRFMFDGSTRDLADRLKETEYAVYEEDAWQLELDDYGFEKNLVFLRSDDTSLYTTRDLAHHEWKFDNFDRAVTVLGEDHKLQAGQLRAALDILGNDVDKLENVIYSWVNLPGGETMSTRKGTGVMLDDLLDESISRARDEVEKRLEGRVRDDDLDEADIDRIARQVGIGAVRYDIVSKQPTKTITFEWDQALNFEAQSAPYIQYVHARCCGIVNEAANAGIDASDVDPSVLTTEAERDLIRTIARFPAVIEAAADDLEPHAVATYARELAEVFNTFYRECPVLDADEDVGAARLALVKAARNSVANALAIVGVEAPESM; encoded by the coding sequence ATGTTCAGACAGTTCCGTGAGGAGGTCGAGGCGGCGCTCTCTGCGGCGCTCTCGTCGCTCGACCTTCCCACCGACGACCTTGGGGTCGAAGAGCCGCCGGAGGACGTACCTGCAACCCTCGCCTCTAGCGTCGCCTTCCGACTTGCTGGCGTCGTCGGTGCTGCACCGCCACAGGTCGCTGCCGACATCGCCGAGGAAATCTCCGTCGAGGGCTACGACTACCTCAGCGCAGTCGACACGCAAGGCCCGTACGTGAACTTCCACGTGAGCGACGCCTACTACGACGACACCCTCGACGCGGCAGCAACCGACACCGAGTACGGTCACCTCCCATCGACCGGGGAGAGCGTCGTCGTCGAACACACGAGTGCGAACCCGACGGGACCGGTCCACGTCGGCCGCACCCGTAACCCCGTCATCGGTGACGCCGTCGCAAATCTACTCGACTTCGCCGGCAACGACGTCGAACGCCACTACTACGTGAACGACGCCGGTCGCCAGATGGCCGTCTTCACGTGGGCGTACGAGACCTTCGACGAGGAAGACCTCGACGGAGAACCAGAACGCGACCGTATCGAGTACGACCTCGTCCGCTACTACCGCAAGGGCAACGCGTACCTCGAAGATGCCGACCCCGACAAGGTCGAGGCCGCCGAAGCAAAGATTACGGAGATTCTCCAGGGCATCGAAGAAGGCGACGAAGAGACGTACGCCCGCGTCGAAGAAGTCGTCGACCAGGTTCTCGGTGGCATGCGCGAGTGTCTCGAACGCCTCCCCGCCGAATTCGACGAGTTCGTCAAAGAGACGCGGTTCATGTTCGACGGGAGCACCCGTGACCTCGCCGACCGCCTCAAAGAGACCGAGTACGCGGTCTACGAGGAAGACGCGTGGCAACTCGAACTCGACGACTACGGCTTCGAGAAGAACCTCGTCTTCCTCCGCTCGGACGACACCTCGCTGTACACGACGCGTGACCTCGCCCACCACGAGTGGAAGTTCGACAACTTCGACCGCGCCGTGACCGTCCTCGGTGAGGACCACAAACTGCAGGCCGGCCAACTCCGCGCCGCACTCGACATCCTCGGCAACGACGTGGACAAACTCGAGAACGTCATCTACTCGTGGGTCAACCTCCCCGGCGGCGAGACGATGTCCACCCGCAAGGGGACCGGCGTCATGCTCGACGACCTGCTCGACGAGTCCATCTCGCGCGCCCGCGACGAAGTCGAAAAGCGCCTCGAAGGTCGCGTCCGCGACGACGACCTCGATGAAGCCGACATCGACCGCATCGCCCGACAGGTCGGTATCGGCGCGGTTCGCTACGACATCGTCTCGAAGCAACCGACGAAGACCATCACGTTCGAGTGGGACCAAGCGCTCAACTTCGAGGCCCAGTCCGCACCGTACATCCAGTACGTCCACGCGCGCTGTTGTGGCATCGTCAACGAGGCGGCCAACGCCGGCATCGACGCCAGCGACGTCGACCCATCGGTGCTCACCACCGAGGCCGAACGCGACCTCATCCGCACGATTGCGCGGTTCCCCGCCGTCATCGAAGCGGCGGCCGACGACCTCGAACCGCACGCAGTCGCCACGTACGCCCGCGAACTCGCCGAAGTGTTCAACACGTTCTACCGCGAGTGCCCGGTGCTCGACGCCGACGAAGACGTCGGTGCTGCCCGGCTGGCACTCGTCAAAGCGGCCCGGAACAGCGTCGCTAACGCGCTCGCTATCGTCGGTGTCGAAGCACCCGAGTCGATGTGA
- the minD gene encoding MinD/ParA family ATP-binding protein translates to MSRVYAIASAKGGVGKTTTTANLGTVLSMAGHDVVVVDGDLGMPNLAGALGVDPDGETLHDVLTGSTTVESATYEGPEGLSVVPGSTALEAFASANAKELHPVIETLQENHDIVLIDTGAGLSDDTFVPLKLADEVLLVSTTEREALGDTEKTRQLGDRIGADIVGVVLTRVNQSNPNADVVAELLDTGVIAVVPEDAAIREALHTQTPVVARSPESIAAAGYRALAEALTGKPVPVPESQPDDAESTDEQSSSTPAADADDSETDDTRDGAETVVETDDTPDSDVTTDDASVDIDVPEEEPLDAEPDPEAVAEQTSESDTDPEPDQPQTPEAEANVDDEPEANAEDDSESVPEQVESAESEPIPQQGSTPEPDRSTASTPTPEERSTTEATLEDEAEAALDAAVPFGSGNGTGRAEAVDEDPLASDADDDELTADTAADDEDPVTADLDDADSMGADPLAGDAVVEATTSGSDTSVGDASVADDDSAADEDAASIEEDPETADSPETADETAEASAVIAEAPSESADEPLVAEAEPDAVAEERSDAGDDDEEGVYTTSLVEEVEALEDEGDDEEKSGFFRRFLG, encoded by the coding sequence ATGTCTCGGGTGTACGCAATTGCCAGCGCAAAAGGCGGGGTTGGAAAGACGACGACGACTGCCAACCTCGGGACGGTCCTCTCGATGGCCGGGCACGACGTCGTCGTCGTCGACGGTGACCTCGGGATGCCGAATCTCGCTGGAGCCCTCGGTGTCGACCCAGATGGGGAGACGCTCCACGACGTGCTCACTGGCAGCACGACAGTCGAATCGGCCACCTACGAGGGGCCCGAAGGACTCTCGGTCGTCCCCGGGTCGACTGCGTTGGAGGCGTTCGCGAGTGCGAACGCGAAGGAACTCCACCCAGTCATCGAGACCCTCCAGGAGAACCACGACATCGTCCTCATCGACACCGGTGCAGGGCTCAGTGACGACACGTTCGTCCCACTGAAACTCGCCGACGAGGTGCTTCTCGTCTCGACGACCGAGCGCGAGGCCCTCGGCGACACTGAGAAGACCCGGCAACTCGGCGACCGAATCGGTGCGGACATCGTCGGCGTCGTCCTCACGCGAGTCAACCAGTCGAACCCGAACGCCGACGTGGTTGCCGAACTTCTCGACACGGGCGTCATCGCCGTCGTCCCCGAAGACGCCGCGATTCGCGAAGCGCTCCACACCCAGACACCGGTCGTCGCGCGCTCGCCAGAGAGTATCGCGGCCGCTGGCTACCGAGCGCTCGCGGAGGCACTCACTGGCAAACCGGTTCCAGTCCCAGAGTCACAACCCGACGACGCGGAGTCGACAGACGAGCAGTCGTCCTCGACTCCCGCTGCCGACGCTGACGATTCCGAGACCGACGACACACGCGACGGTGCGGAGACGGTCGTCGAAACCGACGACACACCCGATTCGGACGTGACGACAGACGACGCGTCGGTCGACATCGACGTCCCCGAAGAGGAACCGCTCGACGCGGAGCCAGACCCGGAGGCCGTCGCTGAACAGACTTCTGAGTCAGACACTGACCCCGAACCTGACCAACCGCAGACGCCCGAAGCCGAGGCCAACGTGGACGACGAACCCGAAGCCAACGCAGAGGACGACTCCGAATCAGTGCCTGAGCAGGTGGAGTCGGCAGAGTCGGAGCCGATTCCCCAACAGGGTTCCACCCCCGAGCCAGACCGCTCGACTGCATCGACGCCGACTCCCGAGGAGCGTTCGACGACCGAGGCAACACTCGAAGACGAGGCCGAAGCAGCGCTCGACGCCGCAGTTCCGTTCGGAAGTGGAAACGGCACCGGACGCGCTGAAGCGGTCGACGAAGACCCGTTGGCGAGTGATGCCGACGACGACGAACTGACTGCTGACACCGCTGCCGACGACGAAGACCCAGTCACTGCAGACCTCGACGACGCCGATTCGATGGGTGCAGACCCGCTCGCGGGCGATGCAGTGGTCGAAGCGACGACCAGTGGGAGCGACACGTCCGTCGGAGACGCCTCCGTCGCAGACGACGACTCTGCCGCTGACGAGGATGCGGCTTCCATCGAGGAAGACCCCGAGACGGCCGACTCCCCCGAAACAGCCGACGAGACAGCGGAGGCGTCGGCGGTCATCGCCGAGGCACCGTCGGAGTCGGCAGACGAACCGCTCGTCGCCGAAGCGGAACCGGACGCCGTCGCTGAAGAGCGTTCTGACGCGGGCGACGACGACGAAGAGGGCGTCTACACGACCTCGCTCGTCGAAGAGGTCGAAGCACTCGAAGACGAGGGCGACGACGAAGAAAAGAGCGGCTTTTTCAGGCGATTCCTCGGCTAA
- the prf1 gene encoding peptide chain release factor aRF-1, which produces MSSDAEEASEDRRKYEFKKVIEDLKEYEGSGTQLVTIYIPEDKQISDVVEHVITEHSEASNIKSKQTRTNVQDALTSIKDRLRYYGNFPPDRGIVMFSGAVDSGGGQTNMVTKVLESPPDPIQSFRYHCDSNFLTSPLEDMLMDKGLFGLVVLDRREANVGWLKGKRVEPVKSASSLVPGKQRKGGQSAQRFARLRLEAIDNFYQEVAGMANDLFVPKRHEMDGVLVGGPSPTKDEFLDGDYLHHELQDIVVGKFDVAYTDESGLYDLVDAAQDVLADQEVMKDKKQMEEFFEKLHRGNESTYGFEATRKNLVMGSVDRLLISEDLRKDVAIYDCGGQEEFELIDHRHNTPSHDCEGGGEAELKEREDVIEYLMDLADQRGTETKFISTDFEKGEQLYDAFGGIAGILRYSTGI; this is translated from the coding sequence ATGAGTAGCGACGCCGAGGAGGCGAGCGAAGACCGCCGTAAGTACGAATTCAAGAAGGTCATCGAGGACCTCAAGGAGTACGAAGGCTCAGGGACTCAGCTCGTCACCATCTACATTCCCGAAGACAAGCAGATTTCTGACGTGGTCGAACACGTCATCACAGAGCACAGCGAAGCGTCTAACATCAAGTCGAAGCAGACGCGGACGAACGTCCAGGACGCACTCACGAGTATCAAAGACCGCCTCCGGTACTACGGCAACTTCCCCCCGGACCGCGGCATCGTCATGTTCTCCGGCGCCGTCGACTCCGGCGGTGGCCAGACGAACATGGTCACGAAGGTCTTAGAGAGTCCGCCGGACCCGATTCAGTCGTTCCGGTACCACTGTGACTCGAACTTCCTCACCTCCCCGCTCGAGGACATGCTCATGGACAAGGGCCTCTTCGGCCTCGTCGTCCTCGACCGCCGCGAAGCCAACGTCGGCTGGCTGAAAGGCAAGCGCGTCGAACCGGTCAAGAGCGCCTCGTCGCTCGTCCCCGGCAAGCAGCGAAAAGGTGGTCAGTCCGCCCAGCGTTTCGCCCGCCTGCGCCTCGAAGCCATCGACAACTTCTATCAGGAAGTCGCTGGCATGGCGAACGACCTGTTCGTCCCCAAGCGCCACGAGATGGACGGCGTCCTCGTCGGCGGTCCGTCGCCGACGAAAGACGAGTTCCTCGACGGCGACTACCTCCACCACGAACTGCAAGACATCGTCGTCGGCAAGTTCGACGTCGCCTACACCGACGAATCCGGCCTCTACGACCTCGTCGACGCCGCACAGGACGTGCTGGCCGACCAGGAGGTCATGAAGGACAAAAAGCAGATGGAGGAGTTCTTCGAGAAACTCCACCGCGGCAACGAGTCCACCTACGGGTTCGAAGCGACGCGAAAGAACCTCGTCATGGGCTCTGTCGACCGTCTGCTCATCTCCGAGGACCTGCGCAAGGACGTCGCCATCTACGACTGTGGCGGCCAAGAGGAGTTCGAGCTCATCGACCACCGTCACAACACCCCGTCACACGACTGTGAAGGCGGCGGCGAGGCCGAGCTGAAAGAACGCGAGGACGTCATCGAGTACCTGATGGACCTCGCAGACCAGCGCGGCACGGAGACGAAGTTCATCAGCACCGACTTCGAGAAAGGCGAACAGCTCTACGACGCGTTCGGTGGCATCGCCGGAATCCTCCGGTACTCCACCGGCATCTAA